A single Drosophila ananassae strain 14024-0371.13 chromosome 3L, ASM1763931v2, whole genome shotgun sequence DNA region contains:
- the LOC6494141 gene encoding coiled-coil domain-containing protein 93, with amino-acid sequence MANRDVFSKILPNVKLATRIDAEGREVQVERREDTDAKAKEQDTFDILVAAGYYRARIKGLSAFDKVVGGMTWCIECCDYDVDVDLLFHENLSIGQKIALVEKIVSVLIDMKCPHSLEPHQVQGLEFLAIHPVIQWLVKTSVENRAERAQRLKRFAIGQFHNHYQYKSDKDNLTKIRLASANIKVIQDLYAPSRLYERQEAPADDDVSRVRLTLLEYGYQGPSCKSSADKKTLQSPGDPAELDLEEYLRSLSLVKDDFPSTQKRIDLDPQARHELQQHYADFKIEMETDAKELKAQNQQKRLEAAKIAFEHKVRRYCKDNEQLKEAEDEQAQKTKEMEEQLSAVSAELKSHKDIEEQSDPRLLEKVQKLLQQHEELKKSEADFKESCRTDLANLQQQIDDLEAFSAQDAEAQAVALAAEEQRLKELRLQLAKRNRGIVAIERKLDAIPDRTELAQYQRRFHELHNEMSGKHLETKQYYILYNTLNDKKRYMEKELTLLNSICEAYNEGMMSPHGREDFIRQFESIVDGVKSAQDKVRHKYNEERMRRDELNEELQSLLEIQRQYALAVKQLTRECQRCEEMQQQLKSIKSRTKSQAV; translated from the exons ATGGCTAACCGCGATGTTTTCTCCAAAATCTTGCCAAATGTCAAATTGGCCACTCGAATCGATGCCGAAGGGCGTGAAGTCCAG GTGGAGCGCCGCGAGGATACGGATGCCAAAGCCAAGGAGCAAGACACCTTCGACATTCTCGTGGCAGCCGGATATTACAGGGCTCGCATTAAGGGCTTATCTGCCTTTGATAAGGTAGTGGGGGGAATGACATGGTGCATCGAGTGCTGCGACTATGATGTGGATGTTGACCTGCTCTTCCACGAAAACCTTTCTATTGGCCAAAAGAT TGCTCTGGTAGAGAAGATAGTATCTGTATTAATTGACATGAAGTGTCCACATAGTTTGGAGCCTCATCAAGTACAAGGCCTGGAATTTCTTGCCATTCATCCTGTCATCCAATGGCTGGTGAAGACTTCG GTTGAAAATCGAGCGGAACGAGCGCAGCGCTTAAAGAGATTTGCCATTGGTCAGTTCCACAATCACTATCAGTATAAAAGCGACAAGGACAATTTGACCAAGATACGCCTGGCCTCCGCTAACATAAAAGTCATCCAGGATCTGTATGCGCCCAGCAGGTTATATGAACGTCAAGAAGCTCCTGCTGACGATGATGTTTCCCGTGTGCGTTTAACTCTTTTGGAGTATGGATATCAAGGACCAAGTTGCAAAAGCAGTGCTGATAAAAAGACACTTCAAAGCCCAGGAGATCCCGCTGAG CTCGATCTTGAGGAGTATTTACGGAGTTTATCTCTTGTAAAGGATGATTTCCCGAGCACCCAGAAACGCATAGATCTCGATCCACAGGCCCGTCATGAGCTCCAACAGCACTATGCTGATTTTAAGATAGAGATGGAAACGGATGCTAAGGAATTAAAAGCACAAAATCAGCAGAAGCGTCTCGAAGCCGCCAAAATAGCATTCGAGCACAAGGTTAGGCGCTACTGCAAGGACAACGAACAGCTTAAGGAAGCAGAAGATGAGCAGGCTCAAAAGACGAAGGAAATGGAAGAGCAATTAAGTGCTGTAAGCGCCGAGCTTAAATCACACAAAGACATAGAAGAGCAATCAGATCCAAG GCTGTTGGAAAAGGTACAGAAGCTGCTCCAACAGCACGAAGAGCTAAAGAAAAGCGAAGCGGACTTCAAAGAATCCTGCAGAACGGATTTGGCCAATCTACAACAACAAATTGA tgacCTGGAAGCTTTTAGCGCTCAAGATGCGGAGGCCCAGGCTGTTGCCTTGGCTGCCGAGGAGCAGCGTCTGAAGGAGCTGCGCTTACAGCTGGCTAAACGGAATCGTGGAATAGTAGCCATTGAGCGGAAGCTGGACGCCATACCCGATCGCACAGAGCTGGCCCAGTATCAGCGTCGATTTCATGAGCTGCACAACGAGATGAGCGGCAAGCACCTGGAAACAAAGCAATATTATATTCTATACAATACACTTAATGACAAAAAGCGCTATATGGAGAAGGAGCTGACACTCCTAAACTCCATTTGTGAGGCCTACAACGAGGGAATGATGAGTCCGCACGGCCGGGAGGACTTTATTCGCCAGTTCGAGTCCATTGTGGACGGGGTAAAGAGCGCCCAAGACAAGGTGCGGCACAAGTACAACGAGGAACGAATGCGACGCGACGAGCTGAACGAGGAGCTGCAATCACTGCTGGAGATCCAGAGGCAATACGCTTTGGCTGTGAAGCAGCTGACACGTGAATGCCAGCGATGCGAGGaaatgcagcagcagctcAAGTCAATTAAGAGCAGGACCAAGTCCCAGGCGGtttaa
- the LOC6496421 gene encoding protein arginine N-methyltransferase 5 isoform X2, producing the protein MNYYVCLHQEGVSNIPKLIEKAYANNYNVVAISINPNTAPFDPHESDPTYPATILNATDWNSKVIFKLSDVNVDSPNVKLREYSKEILLRDIAWAEHLQNIGSVMVRLRGPENTNLAEIVRSKTKGNWFIQVPITNPEIATFEHRKDATEEDISKAEANDPWTWWNKLRFAVKQSPKVKVVVELNDSDRPNMETIRRWLGEPIEAIIIPSSLFVRNRSNYCVLKKEWQVIIGHFISVRANIIISTNPNDKALSQYADYLKKLINENCDTHALNSYENMLEIPLQPLFDNLDSYTYEVFETDPVKYKLYQDAVQAALLDRVSEEEAKKKLTVVMLLGAGRGPIARAILNAAQITNRQVRLYIIEKNPNAIRTLSHMVKTLWTNKDVHIFSKDMRDFSPPELADILVSELLGSFGDNELSPECLDGALKLLKPDGISIPYKSTSYINPLMSVALHQNVCQLASTVPAFDYGYVVLLKNVYHIDEPQALFEFTHPNREDKIDNTRCKVLTFHVKKDCVMHGVGGYFDTHLYKDICLSINPLTHTAGMFSWFPMFFPTHPRTLKEGDTISIKFSRCIDPDKIWYEWQVVNSPEDWELHNKGGTGYNMRL; encoded by the exons ATGAATTACTACGTCTGTTTGCACCAGGAGGGTGTCAGCAACATTCCCAAGTTGATTGAGAAGGCCTACGCAAACAACTACAATGTGGTGGCCATTTCGATCAACCCAAATACTGCACCCTTCGATCCACATGAATCAGACCCTACATACCCGGCGACGATTCTAAATGCCACAGACTGGAACTCCAAGGTTATATTCAAGCTGTCCGACGTTAATGTGGACTCGCCTAATGTCAAGCTGCGTGAGTACTCCAAAGAGATTCTGCTGCGCGACATTGCCTGGGCGGAGCACCTTCAAAATATTGGCAGCGTGATGGTACGGTTACGCGGCCCGGAAAACACGAATCTGGCGGAGATTGTCCGGTCCAAGACAAAGG GAAACTGGTTCATTCAGGTGCCAATCACCAATCCCGAGATAGCCACTTTCGAGCACCGCAAAGACGCCACCGAGGAGGATATTTCTAAGGCGGAAGCCAACGATCCCTGGACCTGGTGGAACAAGCTGCGCTTCGCCGTCAAGCAGAGCCCCAAGGTTAAGGTTGTTGTAGAGCTGAACGACTCGGATCGGCCCAACATGGAGACAATCCGACGCTGGCTGGGAGAGCCAATCGAAGCCATCATTATTCCATCCTCTCTGTTTGTGCGAAACCGCTCCAACTACTGTGTGCTCAAGAAGGAGTGGCAAGTGATCATCGGTCATTTTATATCGGTGCGGGCCAACATAATTATTTCCACCAATCCCAACGACAAAGCTTTGTCCCAGTATGCCGATTACCTGAAGAAGTTGATTAACGAGAACTGTGATACTCATGCACTCAACAG TTATGAAAACATGCTGGAGATTCCTCTGCAGCCACTTTTCGATAATTTAGATAGTTATACCTATGAAGTTTTTGAAACGGATCCTGTGAAATACAAGCTATACCAAGATGCCGTACAGGCGGCTCTGTTAGATAGAGTTAGCGAAGAAGAGGCTAAGAAGAAGTTG ACCGTAGTCATGTTGCTTGGTGCAGGACGTGGCCCCATTGCCAGGGCTATACTGAATGCCGCCCAGATTACAAACCGCCAAGTGCGGCTGTACATCATTGAGAAGAATCCCAATGCCATTCGCACGCTCTCCCATATGGTGAAGACGCTATGGACCAACAAGG ATGTGCACATTTTCTCGAAGGACATGAGGGATTTCTCTCCTCCCGAACTGGCCGACATCCTGGTGTCTGAGCTACTGGGTTCCTTCGGCGACAATGAACTCTCCCCAGAGTGCCTTGACGGTGCCCTGAAGCTTCTGAAGCCGGATGGCATTAGTATACCTTACAAATCCACTTCCTACATCAATCCCTTGATGTCGGTGGCGCTGCATCAGAATGTGTGCCAGTTGGCAAGCACCGTACCTGCCTTCGATTACGGCTATGTGGTTCTGTTGAAGAATGTGTATCACATTGATGAGCCACAAGCGTTGTTTGAGTTTACACATCCCAATCGGGAGGATAAAATAGACAACACACGCTGCAAGGTGCTGACATTCCATGTGAAGAAGGACTGCGTCATGCACGGAGTGGGGGGCTACTTCGACACCCATCTGTACAAGGACATCTGTCTGAGTATCAACCCATTGACGCACACGGCAGGCATGTTTTCCTGGTTCCCTATGTTTTTCCCAACT CATCCCAGAACTCTTAAAGAGGGCGACACCATTTCCATCAAGTTCTCGCGCTGCATCGACCCCGACAAAATTTGGTACGAGTGGCAGGTGGTGAACTCTCCCGAGGATTGGGAGCTGCACAACAAAGGCGGCACTGGCTATAACATGAGACTGTAG
- the LOC6496421 gene encoding protein arginine N-methyltransferase 5 isoform X1: MNYYVCLHQEGVSNIPKLIEKAYANNYNVVAISINPNTAPFDPHESDPTYPATILNATDWNSKVIFKLSDVNVDSPNVKLREYSKEILLRDIAWAEHLQNIGSVMVRLRGPENTNLAEIVRSKTKDTFPLGNWFIQVPITNPEIATFEHRKDATEEDISKAEANDPWTWWNKLRFAVKQSPKVKVVVELNDSDRPNMETIRRWLGEPIEAIIIPSSLFVRNRSNYCVLKKEWQVIIGHFISVRANIIISTNPNDKALSQYADYLKKLINENCDTHALNSYENMLEIPLQPLFDNLDSYTYEVFETDPVKYKLYQDAVQAALLDRVSEEEAKKKLTVVMLLGAGRGPIARAILNAAQITNRQVRLYIIEKNPNAIRTLSHMVKTLWTNKDVHIFSKDMRDFSPPELADILVSELLGSFGDNELSPECLDGALKLLKPDGISIPYKSTSYINPLMSVALHQNVCQLASTVPAFDYGYVVLLKNVYHIDEPQALFEFTHPNREDKIDNTRCKVLTFHVKKDCVMHGVGGYFDTHLYKDICLSINPLTHTAGMFSWFPMFFPTHPRTLKEGDTISIKFSRCIDPDKIWYEWQVVNSPEDWELHNKGGTGYNMRL; this comes from the exons ATGAATTACTACGTCTGTTTGCACCAGGAGGGTGTCAGCAACATTCCCAAGTTGATTGAGAAGGCCTACGCAAACAACTACAATGTGGTGGCCATTTCGATCAACCCAAATACTGCACCCTTCGATCCACATGAATCAGACCCTACATACCCGGCGACGATTCTAAATGCCACAGACTGGAACTCCAAGGTTATATTCAAGCTGTCCGACGTTAATGTGGACTCGCCTAATGTCAAGCTGCGTGAGTACTCCAAAGAGATTCTGCTGCGCGACATTGCCTGGGCGGAGCACCTTCAAAATATTGGCAGCGTGATGGTACGGTTACGCGGCCCGGAAAACACGAATCTGGCGGAGATTGTCCGGTCCAAGACAAAGG ACACTTTCCCCCTAGGAAACTGGTTCATTCAGGTGCCAATCACCAATCCCGAGATAGCCACTTTCGAGCACCGCAAAGACGCCACCGAGGAGGATATTTCTAAGGCGGAAGCCAACGATCCCTGGACCTGGTGGAACAAGCTGCGCTTCGCCGTCAAGCAGAGCCCCAAGGTTAAGGTTGTTGTAGAGCTGAACGACTCGGATCGGCCCAACATGGAGACAATCCGACGCTGGCTGGGAGAGCCAATCGAAGCCATCATTATTCCATCCTCTCTGTTTGTGCGAAACCGCTCCAACTACTGTGTGCTCAAGAAGGAGTGGCAAGTGATCATCGGTCATTTTATATCGGTGCGGGCCAACATAATTATTTCCACCAATCCCAACGACAAAGCTTTGTCCCAGTATGCCGATTACCTGAAGAAGTTGATTAACGAGAACTGTGATACTCATGCACTCAACAG TTATGAAAACATGCTGGAGATTCCTCTGCAGCCACTTTTCGATAATTTAGATAGTTATACCTATGAAGTTTTTGAAACGGATCCTGTGAAATACAAGCTATACCAAGATGCCGTACAGGCGGCTCTGTTAGATAGAGTTAGCGAAGAAGAGGCTAAGAAGAAGTTG ACCGTAGTCATGTTGCTTGGTGCAGGACGTGGCCCCATTGCCAGGGCTATACTGAATGCCGCCCAGATTACAAACCGCCAAGTGCGGCTGTACATCATTGAGAAGAATCCCAATGCCATTCGCACGCTCTCCCATATGGTGAAGACGCTATGGACCAACAAGG ATGTGCACATTTTCTCGAAGGACATGAGGGATTTCTCTCCTCCCGAACTGGCCGACATCCTGGTGTCTGAGCTACTGGGTTCCTTCGGCGACAATGAACTCTCCCCAGAGTGCCTTGACGGTGCCCTGAAGCTTCTGAAGCCGGATGGCATTAGTATACCTTACAAATCCACTTCCTACATCAATCCCTTGATGTCGGTGGCGCTGCATCAGAATGTGTGCCAGTTGGCAAGCACCGTACCTGCCTTCGATTACGGCTATGTGGTTCTGTTGAAGAATGTGTATCACATTGATGAGCCACAAGCGTTGTTTGAGTTTACACATCCCAATCGGGAGGATAAAATAGACAACACACGCTGCAAGGTGCTGACATTCCATGTGAAGAAGGACTGCGTCATGCACGGAGTGGGGGGCTACTTCGACACCCATCTGTACAAGGACATCTGTCTGAGTATCAACCCATTGACGCACACGGCAGGCATGTTTTCCTGGTTCCCTATGTTTTTCCCAACT CATCCCAGAACTCTTAAAGAGGGCGACACCATTTCCATCAAGTTCTCGCGCTGCATCGACCCCGACAAAATTTGGTACGAGTGGCAGGTGGTGAACTCTCCCGAGGATTGGGAGCTGCACAACAAAGGCGGCACTGGCTATAACATGAGACTGTAG
- the LOC6494140 gene encoding kinesin heavy chain, which translates to MSAEREIPAEDSIKVVCRFRPLNDSEEKAGSKFVVKFPNNVEENCISIAGKVYLFDKVFKPNASQEKVYNEAAKSIVTDVLAGYNGTIFAYGQTSSGKTHTMEGVIGDSVKQGIIPRIVNDIFNHIYAMEVNLEFHIKVSYYEIYMDKIRDLLDVSKVNLSVHEDKNRVPYVKGATERFVSSPEDVFEVIEEGKSNRHIAVTNMNEHSSRSHSVFLINVKQENLENQKKLSGKLYLVDLAGSEKVSKTGAEGTVLDEAKNINKSLSALGNVISALADGNKTHIPYRDSKLTRILQESLGGNARTTIVICCSPASFNESETKSTLDFGRRAKTVKNVVCVNEELTAEEWKRRYEKEKEKNARLKGKVEKLELELARWRSGETVKAEEQINMDDLMDVSTPNLDVEAQQQAAAEAANAAQRTALANMSASVAADERARLATECERLYQQLDDKDEEINQQSQYAEQLKEQVMEQEELIANARREYEALQSEMARIQQENESAKEEVKEVLQALEELAVNYDQKSQEIDNKNKDIDSLNEELQQKQTLFSTTSTELQQLKDMSSHQKKRITEMLTNLLRDLGEVGQAIAPGDSAIDLKMSALAGTDASKVEEDFTMARLYISKMKTEAKNMALRCTNMESQQSDSNKKISEYEKDLGEYRLLISQHEARMKSLQESMREAENKKRTLEEQIDSLREECAKLKAAEHVSAVNAEEKQRAEELRSMFDSQMDELREAHTRQVSELRDEIAAKQHEMDEMKDIHQKLLLAHQQMTVDYEKLRQEEAVKSNELQNIILTNERREQARKDLKGLEDTVAKELQTLHNLRKIFVQDLQARIRKNVVNEETEEDGGSLAQKQKISFLENNLDQLTKVHKQLVRDNADLRCELPKLEKRLRTTMERVKALETALKEAKEGAMRDRKRYQYEVDRIKEAVRQKHLGRRGPQAQIAKPIRAGQGAIAIRGGGAVGGAGAAPLAPANAVNS; encoded by the exons TGTCCGCGGAACGCGAGATCCCCGCCGAGGACAGCATCAAGGTCGTGTGCCGTTTCCGACCGCTAAACGACAGCGAGGAGAAGGCCGGGTCCAAGTTCGTGGTCAAGTTTCCCAACAATGTGGAGGAGAACTGCATATCCATAGCT GGCAAGGTCTATCTGTTCGACAAGGTCTTCAAGCCAAATGCATCCCAGGAGAAGGTCTACAATGAGGCAGCCAAGTCCATCGTCACCGATGTCCTGGCGGGATACAACGGCACAATCTTCGCCTACGGCCAGACCTCGTCCGGCAAGACGCACACGATGGAGGGCGTGATCGGGGACTCGGTGAAGCAGGGCATCATTCCTCGCATCGTCAACGACATCTTCAATCACATCTACGCTATGGAGGTGAACCTCGAGTTCCACATCAAGGTTTCCTACTACGAGATCTACATGGACAAGATCCGGGACCTGCTTGATGTCTCCAAGGTGAACCTCAGTGTTCACGAGGACAAGAACCGTGTGCCCTATGTCAAGGGTGCCACTGAGAGGTTCGTCTCATCCCCGGAGGATGTCTTCGAAGTGATCGAGGAGGGAAAATCCAATCGTCACATTGCTGTGACAA ACATGAACGAACACTCCTCACGTTCGCATTCAGTATTCCTCATTAATGTGAAGCAGGAGAATCTGGAGAACCAGAAGAAGCTGTCGGGCAAGCTCTATCTAGTGGATTTGGCTGGTTCCGAAAAGGTTTCGAAGACTGGAGCCGAGGGTACGGTGCTCGATGAGGCCAAGAACATCAACAAGTCTCTGTCGGCCCTCGGAAACGTGATCTCGGCACTGGCTGATGGCAACAAAACGCACATCCCATACCGTGACTCCAAGCTGACGCGCATCCTGCAGGAGTCGTTGGGAGGCAACGCACGCACAACCATTGTCATCTGTTGCTCGCCGGCCAGCTTCAACGAGTCTGAAACGAAATCCACCCTGGACTTTGGCCGTCGTGCCAAGACCGTCAAGAACGTGGTCTGTGTGAATGAGGAGCTGACCGCCGAGGAGTGGAAGCGTCGCTACGAGAAGGAGAAGGAAAAGAACGCCCGGCTCAAGGGTAAGGTGGAGAAGCTTGAGCTGGAACTGGCGCGCTGGCGGTCTGGAGAGACGGTCAAGGCTGAGGAGCAAATCAACATGGATGATCTCATGGACGTCAGCACGCCGAATCTGGATGTGGAGGCCCAGCAGCAGGCGGCGGCGGAGGCTGCCAACGCTGCCCAACGCACCGCTCTGGCCAACATGTCCGCCTCGGTGGCTGCGGACGAGCGCGCCCGCCTGGCCACAGAGTGCGAGAGGCTCTATCAGCAGCTGGACGACAAGGACGAGGAGATCAACCAGCAGAGCCAGTATGCTGAGCAGCTCAAGGAGCAGGTGATGGAGCAGGAAGAACTGATTGCCAATGCTCGGCGGGAGTACGAGGCCTTGCAGTCGGAAATGGCTCGCATCCAGCAGGAGAATGAGTCTGCCAAGGAGGAGGTGAAGGAGGTGCTGCAGGCCCTCGAGGAGTTGGCCGTTAACTACGACCAGAAATCTCAGGAAATCGACAATAAGAACAAAGACATCGATTCCCTCAATGAGGAATTGCAGCAGAAGCAGACCCTGTTCAGCACCACTTCCACGGAACTGCAGCAGTTGAAGGACATGTCGTCGCACCAAAAGAAACGCATCACCGAGATGCTGACCAATCTACTGCGGGACCTTGGCGAAGTGGGTCAGGCCATCGCGCCCGGCGATTCAGCCATCGACCTGAAGATGAGTGCCCTAGCCGGAACGGACGCCAGCAAAGTGGAGGAGGACTTCACCATGGCGCGCTTGTATATCAGCAAGATGAAGACCGAGGCCAAGAACATGGCTCTGCGCTGCACCAACATGGAGTCTCAGCAGAGCGACTCCAACAAGAAGATCTCCGAGTACGAGAAGGACCTCGGCGAGTACCGACTGCTCATCTCGCAGCACGAGGCCCGCATGAAGTCGCTGCAGGAGTCTATGCGCGAGGCGGAGAACAAGAAACGCACTCTTGAGGAGCAAATTGACTCGCTGCGCGAGGAATGCGCCAAACTCAAGGCCGCCGAGCACGTTTCCGCCGTTAATGCTGAGGAGAAACAACGCGCGGAAGAGCTGCGTTCCATGTTCGACTCACAGATGGACGAGCTGCGCGAGGCTCACACTCGCCAGGTGTCCGAGCTGCGCGATGAGATTGCTGCCAAGCAGCACGAAATGGACGAGATGAAGGACATCCACCAGAAGCTGCTCCTCGCCCACCAGCAGATGACTGTCGACTACGAGAAGTTGCGCCAGGAGGAGGCCGTCAAGTCCAACGAACTGCAGAACATTATCCTCACCAACGAGCGTCGGGAGCAGGCGCGCAAGGACCTGAAGGGACTCGAAGACACCGTAGCCAAGGAGCTGCAGACGCTGCACAATCTGCGCAAGATCTTCGTGCAAGATCTCCAG GCACGCATCCGGAAAAACGTGGTCAATGAGGAGACTGAGGAGGATGGCGGCTCCCTGGCCCAGAAGCAGAAGATTTCGTTCTTGGAGAACAATCTGGACCAGCTCACCAAGGTGCATAAGCAGCTGGTTCGGGACAACGCCGACCTGCGCTGCGAGCTGCCGAAActggagaagcgtctgcgcaCGACCATGGAGCGCGTGAAGGCGCTCGAGACTGCGCTGAAGGAGGCAAAGGAGGGTGCTATGCGGGACCGCAAGCGCTACCAGTACGAAGTGGACCGCATCAAGGAGGCTGTGCGACAGAAGCACCTGGGCAGGCGTGGACCCCAAGCGCAAATCGCCAAGCCGATTCGCGCTGGCCAGGGTGCGATCGCTATCCGAGGTGGTGGTGCCGTTGGAGGTGCAGGAGCAGCGCCGCTGGCTCCGGCTAATGCTGTCAACTCGTAG